One Alicyclobacillus acidoterrestris DNA window includes the following coding sequences:
- a CDS encoding ABC transporter substrate-binding protein, with amino-acid sequence MHRHVKSGFILGAAAMMAISLVGCGTNANSSPSGKSTASGVTATQGQPLVMSTGPKGNFTENFNPFSASADDGTSGFIYEPLFYYNEVGPQVYPILGTTKTWSNGNTTLTVQLNSKAKWTDGKAFTAQDVVFTFDLLKKFPAADLNGVWQKLSSVKAQGKSTVVFQFKSEDVPFAMYVLQQVIVPQHIWSSVGDPTKFSNPKPIGTGPFTLERFSSQEYVYKANPNYYKGTVPVPEVDIPAYGDNNSNNMALSEGTLDWDGAIMQNIQKNYVDKSSDNHYWFPPDAIVSLVPNLKDPLLSNAAVRQAISLAINREDIQNKGEYGLYKVAQPDGILPTMSSWVDPNLPQKDKAFTYNPSAAEKVLERAGFKKNSSGIFVSLSGKPLSLTLLVVSGWTDWVEDASLLSQELKQVGIQLNVQQEQYGAYMAQLQSHKFQLAMSTSNSGPNPYYIFQSLLYTNQAYNYEQFSDPAVDAALTDFSKTTDATKQKQDIYTVEKVLAEQLPVIPVVYGIQGDEYRDNKYTGWPDANNPYVTPAPWAWPAPEIVIMHLKPVSK; translated from the coding sequence GTGCACAGACATGTCAAAAGCGGGTTTATACTGGGCGCAGCAGCGATGATGGCGATTTCGTTGGTGGGATGTGGAACGAACGCGAACTCGTCTCCAAGTGGGAAGAGCACTGCATCAGGTGTCACGGCGACGCAAGGACAACCGTTGGTGATGTCTACCGGGCCAAAAGGGAATTTTACGGAAAATTTCAACCCGTTTTCGGCATCCGCGGACGATGGAACGAGCGGATTTATTTATGAGCCATTATTTTATTATAACGAAGTGGGACCGCAGGTATATCCAATATTGGGGACCACGAAGACGTGGAGCAATGGCAACACCACGCTAACGGTTCAGTTAAATTCGAAGGCCAAGTGGACGGATGGAAAGGCATTTACCGCGCAGGATGTGGTATTCACGTTTGACTTATTAAAGAAGTTCCCGGCCGCGGACTTAAATGGCGTGTGGCAAAAACTATCGAGCGTGAAGGCGCAGGGAAAGAGTACGGTTGTCTTTCAGTTCAAGAGTGAAGACGTGCCGTTTGCGATGTACGTCCTGCAACAAGTCATTGTCCCGCAGCACATCTGGTCGTCTGTGGGTGATCCGACGAAGTTCAGCAATCCAAAACCGATTGGTACGGGGCCGTTCACACTTGAACGGTTTAGTTCGCAGGAGTATGTGTATAAGGCCAATCCGAATTATTATAAGGGGACGGTACCCGTACCGGAGGTCGATATTCCCGCGTACGGTGATAATAACTCCAATAACATGGCGCTGTCAGAAGGAACGTTAGATTGGGATGGCGCAATTATGCAAAATATTCAAAAGAACTACGTGGACAAGAGCAGCGATAACCACTACTGGTTTCCACCGGATGCGATTGTCAGTTTGGTGCCAAATCTTAAGGATCCGCTGTTGAGTAACGCCGCTGTTCGACAGGCGATTAGTCTAGCAATCAATCGCGAAGATATTCAGAATAAGGGCGAATATGGATTATATAAGGTTGCGCAGCCAGACGGGATTCTACCGACAATGAGCAGTTGGGTTGATCCCAACTTGCCGCAGAAGGACAAAGCGTTCACGTATAATCCTTCCGCCGCTGAAAAGGTTCTTGAGCGTGCTGGGTTCAAGAAAAATTCATCGGGCATTTTCGTCTCCCTGAGTGGAAAGCCGTTGTCCTTGACTTTGCTGGTGGTTTCCGGTTGGACGGATTGGGTCGAAGACGCCTCGCTGTTATCTCAGGAATTGAAACAGGTGGGAATTCAGCTCAATGTCCAGCAAGAACAATACGGCGCCTATATGGCCCAATTGCAGAGTCACAAATTCCAGTTGGCCATGTCTACCTCCAATTCCGGGCCAAATCCTTATTATATCTTTCAGAGCTTGTTGTACACGAATCAGGCGTACAATTATGAGCAGTTTAGTGATCCTGCGGTGGATGCCGCGTTGACGGACTTCTCCAAAACAACAGATGCGACAAAACAAAAACAGGATATCTATACCGTAGAGAAGGTCTTGGCCGAACAGCTTCCCGTGATTCCGGTTGTCTATGGAATTCAAGGGGATGAGTATCGGGATAATAAGTATACTGGGTGGCCAGACGCGAATAATCCATACGTGACGCCCGCACCATGGGCGTG
- a CDS encoding FluC/FEX family fluoride channel, whose amino-acid sequence MNILAIFIGGIIGGMLRYILGLIIPEPNQFPLDILIINLTGSLALGSLYSIAALTQMRLWLRNGLGTGIIGSFTTFSTFCTGAISLAQSHALLALIYVLVSGGMGPLLAYAGDRIVLFIGTRRKAIVEEVSA is encoded by the coding sequence ATGAACATCCTTGCGATTTTTATCGGAGGCATCATTGGCGGAATGCTTCGCTACATACTGGGACTCATCATCCCGGAACCCAATCAATTTCCACTGGATATCCTCATCATCAATTTAACCGGATCACTTGCCTTAGGATCCCTCTACAGCATCGCAGCACTGACCCAAATGCGACTTTGGCTGAGAAACGGCCTTGGTACGGGCATCATCGGATCGTTCACGACTTTTTCCACATTCTGCACGGGAGCCATTTCGCTAGCGCAATCCCACGCGCTCCTGGCGCTGATTTATGTCCTAGTCAGTGGAGGAATGGGTCCGCTGCTCGCATACGCCGGTGACCGTATCGTTCTATTCATTGGCACCAGAAGAAAGGCCATTGTGGAGGAGGTTTCTGCGTGA
- a CDS encoding fluoride efflux transporter FluC: MNALLPALAGFGAAVGSVARYGVGLLISNVNKTPFPWGTWIINMAGTTLLGLFTLSLKSHSPDLFTLLGTGFCGGFTTFSTMSVETVNLFRSSRLMSIFYLFSSLGFGLILAWLIKLWA, translated from the coding sequence GTGAATGCTTTGCTTCCTGCGCTTGCCGGTTTCGGGGCAGCCGTCGGATCCGTCGCCCGATACGGCGTTGGCCTCCTCATTTCCAATGTAAATAAAACACCATTTCCATGGGGGACCTGGATCATTAACATGGCTGGGACGACGCTATTAGGCCTGTTCACACTCAGCCTAAAAAGCCACTCCCCTGATCTATTTACCCTATTAGGTACAGGGTTTTGTGGAGGGTTCACGACCTTTTCCACGATGTCCGTTGAAACGGTCAACCTATTCCGTAGCAGTCGACTCATGAGTATATTTTATTTATTTAGTTCGCTAGGATTTGGACTTATTCTCGCCTGGCTCATCAAGTTATGGGCGTAA
- a CDS encoding ABC transporter substrate-binding protein, whose protein sequence is MKVRKTYPYSVALMASIAFLASGCGATPASSQSNSTTAKSSSSQSGEANHPPHIGGQITLDAIQQVKDLDPAKADDTQSMEVVNQLYDQLVTFNKQGTNVVPMLAKSWKISSDGLTYTFNLRSDAKFWNGDPVTAQSFVDELKRILTKSIGCSHISYFYAIQGAQAFSDGKSTTISGVSTPDKYTLVLKLNQPEKFFIQLLAMPFLSAVDQSYINKVGNDAFDSTKPMGSGPFELSEMGENNVVLTKNPNYWRTDANGNHLPYLDKVTFQVTSDAQVDAMHFEVGQTAFLGWNTNGIPTTAFPTFQAKPNLQKLMLHQPELGTQYLGMNLQIAPFNNTKVRQAIEYAIDKQQIINIENGRGLIANQPMPPNANGYVKKLPSDATYTYNPAKAKELLKEAGYPNGFTTTLYSSNDSDQMRIDVAVQNMLAKVGIQVKLAASTWSVFLSKNESGKTGLFWLAWVESFPDPSDFLYALFDSKQEPFDNSTMYTNKQVDQWLNAAQTEMNAQKRQDLYTKATIQIMRDATWVPVYYPVNYFAVQPWIHGFYMNPVMLDPLMSIWVDPSHANS, encoded by the coding sequence GTGAAGGTGAGAAAGACATACCCCTATTCCGTCGCGCTCATGGCTAGCATTGCGTTCCTGGCGAGCGGCTGCGGTGCGACGCCCGCGAGCTCTCAATCCAACTCAACCACAGCAAAATCGTCAAGTAGTCAATCGGGAGAGGCCAACCACCCCCCACATATAGGTGGTCAGATCACACTGGATGCGATTCAACAAGTAAAAGATCTCGATCCGGCGAAAGCCGATGACACACAATCTATGGAAGTTGTCAACCAGTTATACGACCAACTCGTTACGTTTAACAAGCAAGGAACAAATGTGGTTCCGATGTTAGCGAAATCGTGGAAGATCAGTAGCGACGGGCTCACCTATACGTTCAATTTGAGAAGTGATGCGAAGTTCTGGAATGGGGACCCTGTCACTGCGCAATCATTTGTCGATGAACTAAAACGGATTTTAACGAAAAGTATAGGCTGCTCACATATTAGCTATTTTTATGCTATCCAAGGTGCTCAAGCTTTCTCGGATGGAAAATCGACAACAATATCCGGCGTTAGCACACCTGACAAGTACACGCTTGTCCTCAAATTGAATCAACCCGAAAAATTCTTCATTCAGCTCCTTGCAATGCCATTCCTTTCTGCAGTCGATCAGTCGTATATCAACAAAGTCGGCAACGATGCCTTTGATTCCACAAAGCCGATGGGCAGCGGTCCGTTTGAATTATCTGAAATGGGCGAAAATAATGTTGTGCTGACTAAAAACCCAAATTATTGGCGCACCGATGCAAACGGCAACCATCTCCCCTACCTCGACAAGGTGACATTTCAAGTCACCAGTGACGCGCAAGTCGATGCGATGCACTTCGAAGTGGGACAAACAGCGTTTCTCGGCTGGAACACCAATGGGATACCCACCACGGCGTTCCCTACATTTCAGGCTAAGCCGAATCTGCAGAAGCTGATGCTCCATCAACCAGAACTCGGAACACAATATCTAGGGATGAATCTGCAAATCGCTCCGTTTAACAACACGAAGGTGCGTCAGGCAATCGAGTACGCCATCGACAAACAACAAATTATCAACATTGAGAACGGCCGAGGTCTAATCGCAAATCAGCCGATGCCTCCCAATGCCAACGGATATGTGAAAAAACTCCCCAGTGACGCGACCTACACCTATAACCCTGCCAAGGCCAAAGAATTGCTAAAAGAAGCCGGATACCCAAATGGTTTTACGACAACGCTATATTCTTCGAACGACTCTGACCAAATGAGAATCGACGTCGCTGTACAAAATATGCTAGCGAAAGTCGGCATTCAAGTGAAGCTCGCCGCCTCCACTTGGAGTGTATTTCTATCGAAAAATGAGAGTGGGAAAACCGGACTGTTCTGGCTGGCCTGGGTTGAAAGTTTTCCAGATCCCTCCGATTTTCTGTACGCGTTGTTCGACAGCAAACAAGAACCATTTGACAACTCCACAATGTACACGAACAAACAGGTCGATCAGTGGCTAAACGCAGCACAAACAGAAATGAACGCCCAGAAGCGACAAGATTTGTATACCAAAGCGACCATTCAAATTATGCGCGATGCGACGTGGGTACCGGTCTATTATCCAGTCAACTACTTTGCGGTACAACCCTGGATACATGGATTCTACATGAATCCAGTCATGTTGGATCCCTTGATGTCTATCTGGGTCGATCCAAGCCACGCCAACTCGTGA
- a CDS encoding NAD(P)/FAD-dependent oxidoreductase, whose product MQTKEVVIIGAGIVGAAAAYQFARQRVKTTLIDKGHIGQATAAGAGIVSPGSSYTPLADYYPLSYQATSYYNTLLSQLADDGETETGYEVVGALYVATSDEEVERLKVMRRLIEDRRQAGVPNIGDVSQITSEEARSLFPAFGHIPAAIHITGSARLNGRLLRDALKRAAQKQGAELVIGTADVHIENGVAKGVFVNGNRMTADAVVMATGAWTNCLREQLGIHVPVQPQKGQILHIDMPEATGTWPIVLGFHSHYMLTFPDNRVVVGATREDNSGFDTEVTVGGVQEVIQQALRIAPGLAKGKVHEVRVGLRPATPDHLPVLGPVPGITGLYLATGHGANGLTAGAYSGVAVADSVMGRLVTIDLSPFSVTRFAKQMD is encoded by the coding sequence ATGCAGACAAAAGAAGTCGTAATCATTGGCGCCGGTATTGTTGGAGCAGCGGCCGCTTATCAATTTGCTCGCCAACGGGTAAAAACCACCCTGATCGACAAAGGGCACATAGGGCAGGCAACGGCAGCCGGTGCAGGGATTGTCTCACCGGGATCGAGTTATACACCACTGGCAGACTATTACCCGCTTTCCTATCAGGCGACCTCCTACTACAATACCTTACTCTCCCAATTGGCGGACGATGGAGAAACAGAAACTGGTTACGAGGTGGTGGGCGCACTATATGTGGCGACGTCGGACGAGGAAGTGGAGCGTCTCAAAGTGATGCGAAGATTAATTGAGGATCGGCGCCAAGCGGGCGTACCAAACATTGGCGATGTTTCTCAAATAACCTCTGAGGAAGCTCGGTCTCTCTTTCCAGCCTTCGGGCACATTCCTGCGGCGATTCATATAACCGGGTCTGCCCGTTTAAATGGAAGATTGCTGAGAGATGCACTCAAACGCGCCGCACAAAAGCAAGGTGCTGAACTCGTCATTGGTACGGCAGATGTCCATATTGAAAATGGCGTCGCAAAAGGTGTCTTCGTCAACGGAAATCGTATGACGGCGGATGCAGTGGTAATGGCAACCGGTGCTTGGACCAATTGTTTGCGTGAACAGCTTGGCATTCACGTTCCTGTACAACCACAAAAGGGACAGATTTTGCACATCGACATGCCAGAGGCAACTGGAACATGGCCAATTGTGCTAGGCTTCCATTCTCATTATATGTTGACCTTCCCTGACAACCGAGTCGTGGTTGGCGCAACGCGAGAGGATAACAGCGGGTTTGATACCGAGGTCACCGTCGGCGGTGTACAGGAGGTGATTCAACAAGCCTTGCGGATTGCACCCGGTCTAGCGAAAGGCAAGGTTCATGAAGTCCGAGTAGGATTGCGGCCTGCTACACCGGATCACCTGCCCGTCCTCGGCCCTGTTCCGGGCATTACCGGCTTATATCTGGCCACAGGTCACGGTGCAAACGGACTGACTGCCGGTGCGTATTCTGGTGTCGCAGTCGCCGATTCCGTGATGGGGCGACTTGTGACGATAGATTTGAGCCCATTTTCTGTAACACGTTTCGCGAAACAGATGGACTAA
- a CDS encoding sulfurtransferase TusA family protein, producing MKADVIVDAKGLSCPMPIVKARKAMEELEVGQIMELQSTDKGSVNDFQSWVKRTNHTLESMDEDNGVYRFYVKKGQES from the coding sequence ATGAAGGCAGATGTCATTGTCGACGCAAAAGGATTGTCTTGTCCCATGCCGATTGTCAAGGCGCGCAAAGCGATGGAGGAGTTGGAGGTTGGACAAATTATGGAGCTCCAATCTACCGACAAAGGTTCTGTGAACGATTTTCAGAGCTGGGTGAAACGCACGAATCATACGCTGGAGAGCATGGATGAGGACAACGGTGTATACCGATTTTACGTTAAAAAGGGGCAAGAATCATAA
- a CDS encoding MBL fold metallo-hydrolase: MTVKVITAKALHERMESGDPPFILDVRNPQDYDDWKIEGKYIKSINIPYFDFLDADEGVYQLLPKGTEIVVVCAKGGSAMMVAEMLDERGYQVSTLEQGMLAWSQFYTPVTIVERAGLKLIQFHRLAKGCLSYMVISQGKALVVDASRHVDEYLKAAKQENVEIAHVMDTHLHADHISGGFDLAEKTGATYYISSSEMEGAQRVFEPLEKHEIIRFGTVDVKIMAIPTPGHTPGSISLLINRQFLLSGDTLFVGGLGRPDLGGHAREWAQDLYETVFKTISPLPDHVWVLPSHFADIKEINEAGYVGAQLGEIRKNNEIMRTEDIKQFTECVTGTVGSTPPNYKEIVDINRGATDVSVERATELEIGPNRCAVHHG; the protein is encoded by the coding sequence ATGACGGTCAAAGTCATCACAGCAAAAGCATTGCACGAAAGAATGGAATCAGGCGACCCTCCATTCATCCTCGACGTCCGCAATCCTCAGGATTACGACGATTGGAAGATTGAAGGGAAGTATATCAAATCCATCAACATTCCGTATTTTGATTTTCTCGATGCGGACGAAGGCGTTTATCAGCTACTGCCGAAAGGTACAGAAATTGTGGTTGTCTGCGCGAAAGGCGGATCCGCTATGATGGTCGCGGAGATGCTCGATGAACGCGGGTATCAAGTTAGCACGCTTGAACAGGGGATGCTTGCATGGAGCCAGTTTTATACTCCTGTGACCATTGTAGAGCGAGCGGGACTTAAGCTCATTCAGTTTCATCGCTTGGCTAAAGGGTGCTTGTCGTACATGGTGATTTCACAAGGAAAGGCGCTTGTCGTTGATGCAAGTCGTCACGTGGATGAATATTTGAAGGCCGCCAAGCAAGAGAACGTAGAGATTGCTCATGTGATGGATACACATCTTCATGCCGACCACATCTCAGGTGGGTTTGATTTAGCCGAAAAAACAGGCGCAACTTATTACATTTCATCCAGTGAGATGGAAGGCGCTCAACGAGTGTTTGAACCGCTTGAGAAGCATGAGATCATTCGGTTTGGCACTGTGGATGTGAAAATTATGGCTATTCCAACGCCTGGGCATACACCGGGGAGTATCTCACTTTTGATCAATCGTCAGTTTTTACTTTCAGGAGATACCCTGTTCGTTGGCGGGCTTGGGCGTCCAGACTTAGGTGGACACGCACGGGAATGGGCACAGGACTTGTACGAAACGGTGTTCAAAACAATCTCTCCGTTGCCTGATCATGTGTGGGTTTTGCCTTCACATTTTGCGGATATCAAGGAAATCAACGAGGCTGGGTACGTGGGAGCACAATTGGGAGAAATCCGAAAGAACAACGAAATCATGCGGACCGAAGACATCAAACAATTTACTGAGTGTGTGACGGGTACGGTCGGATCGACACCGCCGAACTATAAGGAGATTGTTGACATCAACCGCGGTGCGACTGATGTTTCCGTCGAACGCGCAACGGAGCTTGAAATTGGACCGAATCGATGCGCTGTTCACCATGGATAA
- a CDS encoding DsrE/DsrF/DrsH-like family protein — translation MTKRVAIIASNGGLENAYKVLNIATAAAATDAQVGIFFTFEGLAIIHKQNKDMLKLTPGNEHFLEGFERANVPSIHELLEIARESGVKMIACQMTVDVMGLNPEDFMDGVEVGGAVTFLDYAYDADVTVTF, via the coding sequence ATGACAAAGCGTGTCGCAATTATTGCATCCAATGGCGGTTTGGAAAATGCGTATAAAGTACTCAACATTGCAACGGCAGCTGCAGCAACCGATGCACAGGTAGGAATCTTTTTTACCTTTGAAGGCTTGGCCATTATCCATAAGCAAAACAAAGATATGCTAAAACTTACGCCTGGGAACGAGCATTTCCTTGAGGGATTCGAACGAGCGAATGTTCCCTCTATCCATGAATTGCTCGAGATTGCACGGGAAAGTGGCGTTAAGATGATTGCTTGTCAGATGACTGTAGATGTTATGGGGTTGAACCCAGAGGATTTCATGGATGGTGTAGAAGTTGGCGGTGCGGTCACTTTCTTGGACTATGCGTATGACGCAGATGTCACGGTTACGTTCTAA
- a CDS encoding sulfite exporter TauE/SafE family protein: MAFTTIQIILAIVSGGMVGFVLGLLGGGGSILAVPLLLYVVGVHDAHAVIGTTALAVSVNAYVNLVSHARQKHVLWKPAIGFSIPGVVGAYIGSVLGKVAPAEDLLFLFAMFMIIIALVMLGPKQREEIQDFDSTHIRWLRIVVAGLLVGLLSGFFGIGGGFLIVPGLVFSTGMPMIMAIGTSLFAVGTFGLTTAVSYAISGLVNWWIVVMYLSGGIVGGVLGAWAAAKLSSKRRTLNFIFSAMIIIVAICMLVMNLKALHF, encoded by the coding sequence TTGGCGTTTACGACTATCCAAATCATATTAGCGATTGTATCTGGCGGGATGGTCGGCTTTGTTTTGGGACTGCTTGGCGGCGGTGGATCGATTTTAGCTGTACCACTGTTGCTATATGTTGTCGGAGTTCATGATGCGCATGCCGTGATCGGGACGACTGCACTGGCTGTATCAGTCAACGCCTATGTGAATCTTGTCTCACATGCTCGGCAAAAGCACGTATTGTGGAAGCCTGCTATCGGCTTCTCGATACCAGGGGTTGTAGGAGCATATATTGGATCCGTCCTAGGTAAAGTCGCTCCTGCTGAAGATCTGTTGTTTCTGTTTGCAATGTTCATGATCATCATCGCGTTGGTCATGTTAGGCCCGAAGCAAAGGGAAGAAATTCAGGACTTTGACAGTACCCACATTCGCTGGCTTCGCATTGTTGTTGCAGGCTTATTGGTTGGCCTCCTTTCAGGCTTCTTTGGCATTGGAGGCGGCTTCTTAATTGTTCCTGGGCTTGTATTTAGTACAGGTATGCCTATGATTATGGCGATTGGCACATCGCTTTTCGCTGTTGGGACGTTTGGCCTGACAACTGCAGTTAGCTATGCGATTTCGGGGCTCGTCAATTGGTGGATCGTTGTGATGTATCTGAGTGGTGGAATTGTTGGCGGTGTTCTTGGGGCGTGGGCAGCCGCGAAACTCAGTTCCAAACGTAGAACATTAAACTTCATCTTTTCTGCAATGATTATCATTGTCGCAATCTGTATGCTTGTAATGAATCTCAAAGCACTACATTTTTAA
- a CDS encoding metal-sensitive transcriptional regulator: MEYTDKMFNRLRRIEGQIRGVIGLMEKERDCKEVVTQLSAVRSAVDRAIAAIVVENLEECIRKDIEEDKSTHETVKQAIDLLLKSR; the protein is encoded by the coding sequence GTGGAATATACAGATAAAATGTTTAACCGTCTTCGCCGAATTGAAGGTCAAATTCGTGGAGTTATTGGATTAATGGAAAAAGAGCGGGACTGCAAAGAGGTTGTCACTCAGTTGTCCGCAGTTCGCAGTGCCGTGGACAGAGCGATTGCCGCCATTGTCGTTGAGAATTTGGAAGAATGTATTCGAAAAGACATAGAAGAAGATAAATCTACACACGAAACGGTGAAGCAAGCCATTGATTTACTCTTGAAAAGCCGATAA
- a CDS encoding DinB family protein codes for MIQEVRDLYDLLRAVHGSIDKMIEDLTDEQWLRKPLPNFNNIASIVDHITRVEQKFFSAIAGETSEINTSEPFQVDNWDLDAIRKQWAESLSYAESVLESVKEDDLSKPGLKVGIGDLNRRQLISNTIAHTAHHRGQIPLIKKLLG; via the coding sequence ATGATTCAGGAAGTCAGGGATTTGTATGATCTTCTGCGCGCCGTGCACGGAAGTATCGATAAAATGATCGAGGATTTAACCGATGAGCAATGGCTGAGAAAACCGCTTCCGAATTTCAACAACATCGCTTCGATAGTGGATCATATAACCCGAGTAGAACAAAAGTTTTTTTCCGCGATTGCGGGTGAAACATCCGAAATCAATACATCGGAACCGTTTCAGGTAGATAATTGGGACCTGGATGCGATTCGTAAACAGTGGGCTGAGTCGCTATCTTATGCGGAGAGTGTATTGGAATCCGTGAAGGAAGATGATCTCTCCAAGCCTGGTTTGAAGGTTGGCATAGGCGATTTGAATAGACGTCAGCTGATTAGTAACACCATTGCACATACGGCGCATCATCGTGGGCAAATACCATTGATTAAAAAGTTACTTGGTTAG
- a CDS encoding cysteine hydrolase, which translates to MFNPHPKNTAIVITDPQNDFLSPGGKGYHLTKDNIEQNNTIYNLTRLMSTALNKAYQLVISPHYLYPHDYGWKFTGNEQEMLLGLNMYKMKDAYTPPSTGADFVDTFKPYIFDRRTVVCSAHKVAGPQTNDLVYQLRQHKKDKVILAGVLSNICVESHMRDLIENGFETAVVYDATATISERDFQAAVTNYMALASATWTTLEAISYL; encoded by the coding sequence ATGTTCAATCCACATCCGAAAAATACAGCCATTGTCATCACGGATCCTCAAAATGATTTCTTAAGCCCTGGAGGGAAGGGATATCATCTAACCAAGGACAATATTGAACAAAACAACACCATATACAACCTTACACGCTTAATGAGCACCGCCTTAAATAAAGCGTATCAACTTGTCATATCCCCCCACTATCTATACCCCCATGATTACGGATGGAAATTTACAGGAAATGAACAAGAAATGTTACTGGGACTCAACATGTACAAAATGAAAGATGCATACACCCCTCCGTCGACAGGTGCCGATTTTGTTGACACGTTCAAGCCTTATATTTTTGATCGGAGAACCGTCGTTTGCTCCGCTCACAAAGTGGCTGGCCCACAAACAAATGACTTGGTATACCAGCTTCGACAACACAAGAAGGATAAGGTCATCCTTGCAGGTGTCCTATCTAATATTTGTGTAGAATCCCATATGAGGGATTTAATCGAAAATGGATTCGAAACAGCTGTTGTATACGATGCCACAGCAACAATCAGTGAACGGGATTTTCAAGCAGCCGTGACCAATTACATGGCCCTTGCCAGCGCTACGTGGACAACACTCGAGGCCATATCGTACTTATAG
- a CDS encoding TetR/AcrR family transcriptional regulator, with protein sequence MDGETQATRGRPPRLSRELIVAAALQMNLESLTMRELADYLGVSHGALYRWVASRDELLDLISETLVERVLSVDVSDGTDWRKRIYRLAWAMYNEFRQVRGFATLMVRPHRHNAMAFTRFRDAIIDAFEQSGVNSSMAEQSWYIFIISVMGWISMEESGPDLGGTGARFDVFLGTLIKGLPASEPEAYA encoded by the coding sequence ATGGATGGAGAAACTCAAGCTACTCGTGGCCGGCCGCCTAGACTAAGCCGCGAGTTAATTGTCGCCGCCGCTCTACAAATGAATTTGGAAAGTTTAACGATGCGCGAATTAGCTGATTATCTTGGTGTATCACATGGTGCACTCTATCGTTGGGTTGCGAGTCGTGATGAATTACTCGATTTGATTAGTGAAACGCTGGTGGAACGTGTTCTCTCTGTCGACGTTTCGGATGGCACTGATTGGAGAAAAAGGATCTATCGGCTGGCGTGGGCCATGTATAACGAATTCCGTCAAGTCCGAGGATTTGCTACACTCATGGTTCGACCCCATCGTCACAATGCGATGGCCTTCACGAGGTTTCGCGACGCGATAATCGACGCGTTTGAACAATCAGGGGTAAATTCAAGTATGGCTGAGCAGAGTTGGTATATATTCATCATTTCAGTGATGGGCTGGATTTCCATGGAAGAAAGCGGGCCCGATTTGGGTGGGACAGGCGCGAGATTTGACGTCTTTCTTGGGACGCTTATCAAAGGTCTTCCTGCGTCTGAGCCTGAAGCGTACGCATAA